The genomic region AACGGCAATGTGAGAAAAACTTCTTCCCACTGGCTCCAAGCTGTTAAGGCATGAAGTGAAGTGTGTCACTGTATTCAAGGAAGTCTGAGATAAGCCAACTGGGCGGTGCCACGGTGATTAAATCCCAGAGTAAGATGACACTGACGCTGTATTTAGTGTAAAGTGATCACTGCCTTCACAGCAACTTGTTAATTATTTTcatcttcctttcctcccacaTCATCCGGTTTATACATAAATCCCTCTGatattctgttttctgttccagTGGCGCCGGAAAGTGCCCTTGTGTTAAATGAGGCGCtgaaacagcacacacacacatacacatacacacacaccctgtacTCTCACATACCTGCATAGGCGTTGAGGCACTTTGCGAGAACACCCAGAGGCAGCAGTGGGTCGATGAGCGTGAGAAGGCGGGAGGGCGAGGCATCAGTGGTGAGCAAAGTAGCAGGGTAGGCGGCCATGATGCCGTCAGGGACTCGGATGCCGCTGGACATGGCCTTCATGGACACAGTGATGCAGAGGTTTCCTCCAGCGCTGTCCCCCGCCAGGCAAACCCGCTCTGCTGTGGAGCctagcaaacacagacacacagaactGTTAGTATCTAATATATCATCTATTCTACTGCTTTACTGTTCACCTGCTGAATCCTAATACTTCTgctgttacagtgtgtttacagtttccTATCTTaagtttcttttctctcacagaaagtaaaagtaaacaGTAACTTACAGAAGTTACAGAAGAATGATGATTTTGTTTCCCCCAATATTAACAGATTCATTAATTAATATGTACACAAATATTAATTCTCCTTATTTAGTCCAGTGTGGTCTGGCTCATACACTTACCCAGCAGGTGACAGTTATTCAGTGCCCAGCAGTAGGCGTAGAAACACTCCTCCAGAGCTCTGGGAAAGGGCGCTTCAGGGGACAAAGAGTAGTCgacagagaggacagggacGTTCAGCTCCTTTGACCAGCTCCGAAGATAATTCTGGTATGTGAGGGGGTGGATGGAAGATGCAAACCGACAGCTGCTTATTTTCCTTGTATTTAATAAATGATCTGTTACTTCTGCAAGAGTGCATCAGTAATATTAACAATGTGATTTGAATTTTTACTACAGCTATAGTGAACACCAGGATTCTGTGCTGTACCTCATGGGACCTGGACGTCTGGGCTACAAAACCTCCTCCATGGAAGTGTATGAGCAGCCAGGGGGAACGAGGCTGCTTCTGCACCCAGGGGAGATGGGACGCTGAGATGGGAGGAGGGTCTGTTCGGGACAAAGCCAGCAGCTCTTCACTGTCCTATAAAGTAAAGGTAATTAGTAATGAAGGAAAGAAAccacaaacatttaaattacttaatgaaatacatgttattttacatcttttttctcCCCTGTATCAGAACTGTCGATCCTCACCTGTCCTTCTCGGAGCTCATAGGAGATCAGGCGCATGTGGACTGGCCCGGGGCCCCAGTGGGCTATGGGAGGCGACACAGTGGCTGTTAGACTGGGGTCTGAGGCCAGAGGAAGGCGTAGAGTGACGGGAGGCACAGTCAGGGTAAAGTTCACCTGCACTTGGTTAGAAGCTATTCTGCTGAAGCCCTGGACAAAGAGAGACATGCGGGGGAATGAGCAGTTTGAACACTGAGGTCCACTCCCGgtaaaaacagagtgaaaggATGAGTATTTGACCCCTGCCTACTGTTATAAGGCCGGACTCTGTGAGGTTCCAGAAGGACTTCCAAAACTGCAAATCCAGGTTCTGGGTAATGCGTTCAAACTCAGCGCCCCGCAACTCTGGATCAATGACGTACTTCCCCgatgtgaggagagagagtgcaGCCAAACCTGAAGGGAGATTTTAAAGAAGATCACATGAGAAAATGCCAAAGTTGGACCTGAGGATTCAACTTCCGTCGACACcaaggaggaaaacaaagactCACCCAACCCAGACTGCTGTTTACCGTACGTCTCTCCATACGAAACCATGCTGATGACGACGGTCTGGAGGAACGGCCGAAGGGTGGGAGAGAACTGTGAAAAGAAATATGTCCAACAGTGACTGAAGCGTACTGTAGTGTACTAAAGCTGTGAGAAATAATCCAGTGCTGCTGGCTGACCTGAAAGCCCAGACAGCGGCCGTAGAAACACGCCTTGTGCATGGAGCTGTACTCCTGCACAAACCTGTGGCTCAGGTCCCTGTCCTGCAGGGAGTACAGCTGGCCGTATTCGTTGTCGTTGATCAGCTGCTGGGCGAGGTGGAGCAGGGCGCGCAGCTGGCACAGAGCGCTGCAGTACGCCTCCATCTCCAACGCATTGTGGTCCGCCCTGAAGAAGGCACTGTTGTAATTGGCAGCGATGTAACGGCCCTTGTGGATGATGTGCAAAAGGCAGGAGTTTAAGACctgaaagaaaaatgcagatgAAGGGATCTTACATTTGATAGATTTAAAATGTGCAACATTTAGCATCAAAAACATGAGCTTTAACACTACAATGTTGGGATTTGTTATGATATACAACCTGTTATTATGGGGTTCTTATCTGTTCATTCttaagaaaagaataaaatacatGTGTAGTGTTTGTTTATAGTTCACTGACTTTGTTAATCTGGCAAAATATGTACC from Lates calcarifer isolate ASB-BC8 linkage group LG3, TLL_Latcal_v3, whole genome shotgun sequence harbors:
- the lipea gene encoding LOW QUALITY PROTEIN: lipase, hormone-sensitive a (The sequence of the model RefSeq protein was modified relative to this genomic sequence to represent the inferred CDS: deleted 1 base in 1 codon) — its product is MRVASDMDYKVVFAALDTMCEDNISVLCGPSDLPYGSVAKRLITCMKQIQEHGRALEPVVGSFTTVYHHYDFDAQTPGNGYRTLVKVLNSCLLHIIHKGRYIAANYNSAFFRADHNALEMEAYCSALCQLRALLHLAQQLINDNEYGQLYSLQDRDLSHRFVQEYSSMHKACFYGRCLGFQFSPTLRPFLQTVVISMVSYGETYGKQQSGLGLAALSLLTSGKYVIDPELRGAEFERITQNLDLQFWKSFWNLTESGLITGFSRIASNQVQVNFTLTVPPVTLRLPLASDPSLTATVSPPIAHWGPGPVHMRLISYELREGQDSEELLALSRTDPPPISASHLPWVQKQPRSPWLLIHFHGGGFVAQTSRSHENYLRSWSKELNVPVLSVDYSLSPEAPFPRALEECFYAYCWALNNCHLLGSTAERVCLAGDSAGGNLCITVSMKAMSSGIRVPDGIMAAYPATLLTTDASPSRLLTLIDPLLPLGVLAKCLNAYAGAESYTVQPAVGSGSLSALGRDTAMLLSDLTQGASNWIQSFLDPMLSTGGSRSLSSSQRRSHSSETLRTSAHASAQNSESHVGYPQGFEPLRSECLAFIRRTSCPIIRNPFVSPLLAPNNLLRGLPPVHIVASALDALLDDSVMFAKKLRDMGQPVSLTVVEDLPHGFLSLSQLAKETEVATEICIARMREVFEQENPTPAFYKRPKTEETYQSTNPSD